The Chitinophaga pinensis DSM 2588 region ATAATCATCATATGCAGTAATAAAGATCACCGGCAAAGTAACTTCCATCTTTGTGAAAATATCAAAAGAAAGTCCATCCCCCAGCCGGATATCCATCAGCAACAAGTCACACTGCTGCATATGGCTTTGCAGCCATTCCACCGCCTCTCCCACACCACTCAATATGGCCAGTATTTCACTATCCGGCGCCACATCCTGTATCATATAACGCAGGTTGCGGGCGGTGGCCGGTTCGTCTTCTATGATCGCGACACGTAAGGACATATTATTTCAATGGTAGTTTTACAATAAAATCAGCTGCCGTTTTATTAATACTGATTTCTTTCTCTAGTAATATCCGGTAACGCTCATTCAGATTTGATAACCCGATACCCGTACCTGGCGGGTAAAATGATAAAGGTTGCAGATTATTACGGACAAGCAGACAGGTACTGTTTCCGTTCTTTTCTGCCGTAATGATGACCAGCAAAGGACTCCCAACCGTCACAACATTGTGCTTCAGGGCATTTTCCATCAGCGGTTGCAGCGACATATGTGGTAGTTTATCTGTCAGCAGCGTATCGGGAATATCGATGATCAGTTCAAAACCTGCCTCATGCCGCATCTTCAACAATGCTGCATAGGCGCGTACCGCGTCCAGTTCTTCTTTCAGCGACACCAGGTGATCATCCTCACGCTGTAGAGAATAACGGAATACCCTGGATAGCTGGTTAATGTAATACTGGGCCTTTGCCGGATCTTCCCTCACCACACCCGAAAGACTGCTCAGCGCATTAAAAAAGAAATGCGGCTGTAACTGACCTTTCAGCAGTTCCAGTTCCGTTTTGAGATGCGCGTTACGCAGACGAACGTTTTCCAGTTCGCTGAATCTTGCCATACGAAGGATATTCACAATTTTCAGTTCAATACCTGCTAGTATGAGAATCAACATGAATTTCATGCCGATGCCGTTACCCGGCAATAAGCCCTGTCCGAATACACGCCTTTGTATCCCGATACAGATCGCCGTAAAGCAAAAAAATAACAGCAGCAGCAATAAAACGGTGCGACCTTCCCGGCCCCATGTCCATTTGCGGAATGGCCCCTGAAAATTGTGTGCTGCCAATAGGAATACCAGCAGACAAAACAGGAAACTGGCCCCCGTCTGAAACAACCATTCCCCGGTATCGAAATGCATGTATCTCGCCATAACGCTGTCTTCCTTTAAGGCAAGCAAACGGGCAATATTCAGTGCAATGGCAATAAACAGGGAACTATAGATGTATAACATTCTTCCCATTGGCTCATTCATAGCTGCAAATGAACTGCAACTGTGCTAAATGTATAAAAAAATAAGGGGGAAGCTGTAAAAGAGAGGGGTGAAATAAAAAATCGCTTTCGCCGGCCGGCGAAAGCGATTTACTGCTGCAATACGGGATTGCGGCCGTCTGTAACAGACTATAATTCTCTGATCCAGATATTTCTGAAGCTCAGCGGCTCACTCTTATCGCCATGGGACTGCAATTTGATCGGGCAGGCGCCATGTGCTTTATCATAAGAAGCTTTACCGATGTATTTGGTAGGTCCGAGCAGTTCAGTATTGTTCTGTACGAGTACACCGTTAAAGAATACGGTTACACGGGCAGGTGACTGTAAAGAACCATCGCTGTTGAAACGGGGAGCCGTCCAGATGATGTCATAAGTCTGCCACTCACCTGGTTTACGGTTAGGGTTCACCAGCGGAGCAGTTTGCTTATAAATACTGGCTGCCTGACCGTTTACATATGTCTTGTTGTTGAAGTTGTCGAGGATCTGCAACTCATAACCATCATCTCCAGCACCTGTAGACGCCAGGAACAGACCGCTGTTACCCCTGCCCTGTCCGGTACCGGTTATATTTTTAGGCACACGCCATTCAACATGCAACTGATAGTTCGTGAAAGACCTTTTTGTCTGGATGTTACCGGATGTCTTATCTACAGTGAAGATACCACCCGCTACTTTCCAGGTTACCGGCTGATCCGGTTTATTTACGGACACCCACTGGTCCAGGCTTTTGCCGTCGAATAATACAATCGCATCTGATGGCGCATCTGTGGTTGTTTTACCGGGTGTAACAACTGTTGGAACCGGTTCCCATACTTCCGTGTCTTCAGGCTTCGACTGCGCAAATAACGTGGCTGAGAGCACAACAGCAGCAGCTGTTGTTAACGTTTTCTTGTACATGATCTCTTTAATTTAATTCCCTAAATTAAAAATAGATATCACAAATAACAATCCAGTCATCATTTTTAAGTCTTTTTTCAGGAAGATAATGCCGGCACCCTATATATCAGCCATCCATATATCAATATATTTGTATATAATTCTATAAGTCCTTATCTTGCCCGTATACCACCTGCGCCAACACATTAAGACAATGACACTAAGTGAATTCATATCATCGCTCATTAACAAGGGAGAAGTAAGGGTTGCTCATGTGCTGCAGGATTTTGACGAGGAAGAGATTCGGCTGGCACGGATACACCTCCAACAATACTATACCGACGATATCAACGACATGCCGGGACAGGCGCCCCCCTATAATGAAAAAGCCGCCCTCTGGGCTGCCGCTTATCTGTACAGGACCATCCAGTTCCTGCTCCTACGACACCTGGAAGCGGCTGAATTAAAGCATTATCTGCCTCCTTTTGACGGCGAACAAACGCCTGCGGCTATTTATTCCGCAGATCTTTGTCTGCGGTACCTACCGGACATATTCCTGCTCGCAAAAGGAATCTCCCCGGAAGACCCGCTGGTAAAAATACTCGTCGTACTGGCTGCACAATGGCCCCTGTCCGCCGCCACCATTCCTGAAGTCTCCACCGAAGGATTGTCTAGCATACTGGAACATCCCTCGCTGAAAAGCACTTACATCGACCGGATTATCCTGGCAAAAGATTATGAGAAATGCCAGCATCCGCTATGCCTCCCACTGGTGGTAGAAGCCCTTGGTATGCACATCGCACAGTTCTGGCCACAATTTAAAATTGACCTTACCGCTTCATAACAACAACATGGAACCATTGACCTCTGAATCACCACTGATAGACAAGCTGAATGATGTACTTCAACACATGAAAGGCACATTCGTAGGAAAAGATGATATTATTGACCTGATGGGGATTTGTCTGGCGGGAAGAGAAAATCTTTTTCTGTTCGGCCCTCCGGGTACCGCCAAAAGTGCACTGGTACGCGAACTGGCACGCCAGCTGGACCTGAAGACATTTGAATACCTGCTGACCCGCTTTACCGAACCTAATGAACTGTTCGGACCATTCGACATCCGCAAACTGCGTGACGGCGACCTGGTAACCAATACAGAAGGAATGCTCCCCGAAGCATCACTGGTATTCCTGGATGAATTACTCAACGCAAACAGTGCCATCCTAAACAGTTTGCTGATGGCGCTGAACGAAAAAATATTCCGTAGAGCAAAAGAAACCCGCATACTGCCGACGCTGACCTTCATCGGCGCCAGCAACCACCTGCCGGAAGACGAGGCATTACAGGCCCTCTTTGACAGGTTCCTGATCAGGGTACGCTGTAGCAACGTAGATCCGGTAATGCTGGATAGCGTGCTACAGGCTGGATGGGGACTGGAACAACAATCCGGACATATCCATGGAGGAATCGCTGCCGATGAACTCCGCGCATTACAGCACCTCAATACTACCATTGATCTCAACGGTGTAAGACCGGAATACATCTCCCTGGTGCAGCAACTCAGGAATGCAGGCGTACAGATCTCTGACAGACGTGCCGTAAAACTGCAACGCCTCGTGGCCGCCAGCGCCCTGCTCTGCAAAAGGGATAAAGCCATCCTCTCCGATCTGTGGATACTGCGTTATATCTGGGATACAGAAGAACAGATCGAGATCATTGCCGGTATCGTAAATGCTGTAATTGCAAAAGGAGCACACCATCCACAGGAACATCCGCGCGCTGACAACAGCAGCACGCCGGATGCAGATGCACTATACCGCGAAGTAGAACAATTGCAACAGCAATGGGACCATCCGGAAACAACAGCAGCCATCCGCGCACAGATCAAAGACAGACTACGCAGCATCAACAGTCGTTGCGAATGGATCAGCAATACCACACAACGCAACTATGTACTCGTCCCTGTTGATGCGCTCTGGAAGAAGATAATGCAATCAGCATGAAAGAAATGATCATCGTGCTTCCCCTGGCACAACTGGAAACCCTGGGGAGCATACGTACCTGGCCAGACTTGCTGGTAGCACTATCCGGAGACGAAATCTGGGTAAGAGGCATTCCGGTGGAAAGCACGGATATCCGGCTGCGTAAGTTGCCTGTACTGCATACTTACCTGGCGGATTTCGAAGGACGGCTATTCCTTCCAGGCAAACAAACACCGCATGATATCCTGAAAAGAATGACCTGGGAAGCCCTGACATCTTTTCTCACAGTAGAACTGCCCGTTTCCGCCTTACCGGGAAAGACCCGGCGGACATTCACCGTAAAGCTGGCTCCTGCTGCACAAACTACAGAACCAGCCGCAATCATTACTGATCTGGCCCACTGGAAAGCATACGCAGACTATGCCCCGCTGGTCAGATTACAGGAACTCAGTTTTGCAGTATGTGCATCTGAAGAAGTGCTGGTCATCGGCGCACCAATGCCTTCCCTGCCAGGAAAGGCATTCGTACTCAGGAACAACCTGTTACTACCAGCTGGTTACGATTTCAATCCGCTGGCTGCAGGCGCATTCATTGCAGAGCAGTTTGCCGCAGATAAAGGTGCCATGATATTGTTTCATCCGGATGGACAGTGGGAACGCATTCCAATGAATTGTTTTGTACATGCTACCAGAAGCGCCATCCGCCTCACCAACGTATTTTAATGGAAAATCTGCACGATAAAACCATCGCCTGTTTCAGTGCCCCAAAAGATTATTTCTGGCACTGGACAGAAGAAGGCACTGTTATAGAATTTGCCAGAGGCCAAACAATCTGTTTCAAAGAAGAATTGATTAACCACCTGTCACCGGAATATATAACAACGCCGCCCTTATCTGTTTTACTGATTATTCTGATGATCGGGAAAATGGATCGGCAGTCAAAAGAAGGGATAACACCGGAGATATTGAAGCAGGAATTATGGCGTGCCATGATCAATCCCGAGAGCTGGTTATACCGCTCCAGCCCGGAAGACTTACCCCGGGATACCAATACCCTGCATTCATTCGTCGACCTCCTGTATCCGCTGTCCCGGCAATACTGGCAAGAGGGTAAACGTACAATACTCTTCAATTGCCTTTTCGGACAGATCCCGCTTGCACTGGCAAATGGCTGGGGAAAGGAAATGCTGGCCATCTTCCGGCAACTGCCGCCGGAAGATTACTGTGCGCCACGGATAGACGACAATAACTGGTCAAACAAACAGGCAGGCGATGACCTGCGTGTCATGTCCCGGATCCTGCAAAAGTACCCTTATACCGATGTACTTGAACAGGAACTGGAAGCACTTATCAAAACACCGCCTGCACCACCACCTGCTCCGGCACCGATAGAGATGCCGGAAGAACTGCCATTACCCGCACAAGCGGGTGAAAAAGACCTCTTGCAGGAACTGACAGAAGATGAACGTACAGCGTATATAGCATTACTGACCCAACAACTGATGGCCGCTATTCACCTGCCGATGCATACAAATCGTGCCGGTGATATGACGATCGGTGGAGTGTCAGATATTACCAATAAGGGCGCTATCGACAAACTGCTGCTCAGTGAGCTTGCCAATGAAGATGATGTGCTGATGGCAAGACTGGCCAACAATGAAGCCTTATACCTTCGCCGGGAAGAAATACCGGACAAAATGCATACACATCGTTTTATACTGATCGATACCAGTATAAAAATGTGGGGAACGCCGCATATGCTGGCGATCTCCACCGCGCTGGCCTGCATCATGGACAAGAAACAGCAGGCGACCATCACAAGTTATGCCCTGGCTGGAGATCAAAGCACTGCCATCGATCTGACCAACAAAAATGATATCGTAAAGGCCATGCACCTGCTTTCTCCGGCATTGCGCAGTGCCAATGCATTATTCGCTTTCAATGAGTTGCATACACTCAATAGTAACCAGGAATTTTTCCTGATCACCAGCGAAGAATTATTCCATGAAACGCTCTTTCAACAGGCATTCGTCACCCTGCGCCCACACAATGGATTCCTTGTAACGGTCAACCGGGACGCGACCGTTCAATTATACCGGTATCTCTCCGGCCACCGGAAGTTAGTCAGCAGGGCCTGTATCAATATGCAACAACCTGTGCCACGCACTAAAAAACAAGGGGCCAGACATGGTTTCAGAGGCGCCCCTACTATCCTCGACATTCCCCGGTTTCTGGAACAGTTGCCCTTTCCCCTGCTGCTGCCGGCAAGACGTGGTTATGGCTATAACGGCATTGCCTCTACAGAACATGCCGGCATCTGTATCACAGACCAGCGACAGTTTGTATACTGGCAGAATGAACATAAAGGTGCACTGGAAATAATGTCCCTGTTTCCCGAAGCCTACATGTCCGTTTACAACTACGGACATGATGAAAAAAACTTTTTTATCCAGTTCAGGGACAGACATTCGCAGGAGTTTATCGTCTGTCATTTCGATAAAACCACAAGGCAGTTATCAACAAAGGCAGTAACGAATAAACTGAAAGAAAAAACGGTTGCTAAGATACACAGGACCATATTCAGTATTACTGACAAAGCTTTCATTTTTGAAACGGCCAATGGCATATGTATACTCGACGTATATAGCGGAGAACTGACAAACGTAGTTCCTTCTCTGACAACAGAAGATATCGATCGACTTCGCACAGAGACCTTAAAGACAACCCGCACTAATAGTACCAGTGCAGCGAGATATGACATGTTGAGTAAGGTGAAACATATCTCCATTAATGACAAGGGAAACTTTGTGATCAACAGACATGAATTAGTCTTCAGTCAACAAAAAGTAGAACTGATTCCTGTTACGGAACCCTTACCTGTACACAACATCGTCAGCACCGCACAAAAGCTTAAAATAAAAGACCTGCGGCAACCCTTGTTTCGCTACCGCTGGCCAGACGGGAGCGAGGCATGGTTTGACACAGTACGACATATGCTCTATCTCCGTAGCTCAAACAAATCGCTGCCGGAAATAGCGTTGCCGGTAATGGTAAACGTCGGTATTGCCTGCTGGGCATCCAATGGGGATATCTGCGGACATCCATATTTAAGACCAGATGACGCGAAAGTAGTAGAGGTAATGGCCTTCCATCAGAAATATATCAGACCGTTCATACACATAATCCAGAAATATGGTACTGCAGCTGCAATATGATGCACAGACCCTGCACAACACAGGCGCTGCTTTCCTGCGCGGCAATACGTCGGAGGAATGGTTCCGT contains the following coding sequences:
- a CDS encoding sensor histidine kinase — its product is MGRMLYIYSSLFIAIALNIARLLALKEDSVMARYMHFDTGEWLFQTGASFLFCLLVFLLAAHNFQGPFRKWTWGREGRTVLLLLLLFFCFTAICIGIQRRVFGQGLLPGNGIGMKFMLILILAGIELKIVNILRMARFSELENVRLRNAHLKTELELLKGQLQPHFFFNALSSLSGVVREDPAKAQYYINQLSRVFRYSLQREDDHLVSLKEELDAVRAYAALLKMRHEAGFELIIDIPDTLLTDKLPHMSLQPLMENALKHNVVTVGSPLLVIITAEKNGNSTCLLVRNNLQPLSFYPPGTGIGLSNLNERYRILLEKEISINKTAADFIVKLPLK
- a CDS encoding DUF1080 domain-containing protein; its protein translation is MYKKTLTTAAAVVLSATLFAQSKPEDTEVWEPVPTVVTPGKTTTDAPSDAIVLFDGKSLDQWVSVNKPDQPVTWKVAGGIFTVDKTSGNIQTKRSFTNYQLHVEWRVPKNITGTGQGRGNSGLFLASTGAGDDGYELQILDNFNNKTYVNGQAASIYKQTAPLVNPNRKPGEWQTYDIIWTAPRFNSDGSLQSPARVTVFFNGVLVQNNTELLGPTKYIGKASYDKAHGACPIKLQSHGDKSEPLSFRNIWIREL
- a CDS encoding AAA family ATPase: MEPLTSESPLIDKLNDVLQHMKGTFVGKDDIIDLMGICLAGRENLFLFGPPGTAKSALVRELARQLDLKTFEYLLTRFTEPNELFGPFDIRKLRDGDLVTNTEGMLPEASLVFLDELLNANSAILNSLLMALNEKIFRRAKETRILPTLTFIGASNHLPEDEALQALFDRFLIRVRCSNVDPVMLDSVLQAGWGLEQQSGHIHGGIAADELRALQHLNTTIDLNGVRPEYISLVQQLRNAGVQISDRRAVKLQRLVAASALLCKRDKAILSDLWILRYIWDTEEQIEIIAGIVNAVIAKGAHHPQEHPRADNSSTPDADALYREVEQLQQQWDHPETTAAIRAQIKDRLRSINSRCEWISNTTQRNYVLVPVDALWKKIMQSA